The following are encoded together in the Adhaeribacter arboris genome:
- a CDS encoding septal ring lytic transglycosylase RlpA family protein, with amino-acid sequence MMLHKLPYVFSLFTIVFCSLTSDGFAQKNGSSVTGSATWYGSQHQGRKTSSGEIFNKNQMTAAHKTLPFGTKVKVTNIATDESVVVRINDRGGFWRKGHIIDLSEAAARRINVDGSAKVRVEILNHDTASDLLSLEDTESQKLLTPITSPLLTNYYFVIQTGSFADPDKAKVQSDKIKAFNQQLPTITNEDTINGKKVHRVVTGRFTDRTEAEEIKAQLEKNGISGMVKQISPGS; translated from the coding sequence ATGATGTTACACAAACTACCTTATGTATTCAGCCTTTTTACCATCGTTTTTTGCAGCCTGACAAGCGATGGATTTGCTCAAAAAAATGGCTCCTCCGTTACCGGCTCTGCCACCTGGTACGGCTCTCAACATCAAGGCAGAAAAACCAGCAGCGGTGAAATATTCAACAAAAATCAGATGACCGCAGCTCATAAAACGCTTCCCTTCGGCACCAAAGTAAAAGTTACCAACATAGCCACCGATGAAAGCGTGGTAGTCCGTATAAACGACCGGGGTGGTTTTTGGCGAAAAGGACATATCATTGATCTATCAGAAGCCGCCGCTCGCCGGATTAATGTAGACGGTTCAGCTAAAGTAAGGGTAGAGATATTAAATCATGATACTGCCAGCGATTTACTGTCTCTGGAAGATACCGAAAGCCAAAAGTTACTTACCCCCATTACCAGTCCCCTGCTCACCAATTATTACTTTGTTATTCAAACCGGTTCTTTTGCCGATCCCGATAAGGCGAAGGTACAATCCGACAAAATAAAAGCCTTTAATCAACAGTTACCTACTATAACCAACGAAGATACCATAAACGGTAAAAAAGTGCACCGGGTAGTAACCGGTAGATTTACGGATCGTACGGAGGCGGAAGAAATTAAAGCCCAACTGGAAAAGAATGGTATCTCGGGTATGGTTAAACAAATAAGTCCCGGCTCCTGA
- a CDS encoding M16 family metallopeptidase, translated as MKRIFFSLLLSLLYSIALRAQTQTPPPPGPAPSIQIGQAQSFQLKNGLKVFVVENHKLPVVSMSLVLDNDPIVQGNKNGYVDIAGTMMRTGTKTRSKEKLDEEIDYIGASLVPSASGLTASSLKKHLNKLMELASDVALNPNFKQEELDKIKKQTLSGLASSKDNPNVIQGIVRSSLLYGKDHPFGEVPSEQSINNVTLADIQGYYDTFYKPNVGYLAIVGDISGKEAKSLAKKYFGAWKKGAINRSTLPTPAPTSGTRVAIVDRPAAVQSVISVANVADLKPGSEDAITGRVLNTLLGGSFSRLTQNLREKHGYTYGAYSDLSASRYIGEFSASTNVRNAVTDSAINEILFELNRLRTEKATADEVQKIKNIVTGEFARSLEDPNTVALFAINTARYNLPKDYYRDYLKKVAAVTPEAIQQVAQKYITPDKAVILVVGNADQMEDRVKRFDKDGTLEYFTPLGEKAERTTLALPAGATADKVLDAYVQALGGRASLDKVKDMIIKSTITSTGANLTYTQYFKGPDKMVQSIKVGDVEIQKTIINGNKGKVISQNGTKTMSPEEVQEQKIQYGLNSFLRYNALGVKKNLSTLERINGRRAYRLELSLPSGQQLLQYYDLETGLKIREIVVTATELGNATQVTEVTDYRDVSGVKFPYLTQLHAGNQLISTTVQSVEVNKNLKDDLFKL; from the coding sequence ATGAAGCGCATATTTTTTAGTTTACTTCTTTCCTTACTTTATTCCATTGCATTACGGGCGCAAACCCAAACGCCGCCGCCACCCGGTCCGGCTCCCAGCATCCAAATAGGACAAGCCCAATCGTTCCAGCTTAAAAATGGCTTAAAAGTATTTGTGGTGGAGAACCATAAATTACCGGTGGTTTCCATGTCGTTGGTACTGGATAACGATCCTATTGTGCAAGGCAACAAAAACGGCTACGTAGATATAGCGGGCACCATGATGCGCACCGGCACCAAAACCCGCAGCAAAGAAAAGCTCGACGAAGAAATTGATTACATTGGGGCTAGTTTAGTGCCTTCGGCTAGCGGTTTAACAGCTTCGTCCTTAAAAAAGCACCTGAACAAATTAATGGAATTAGCCTCCGATGTGGCGCTCAACCCTAACTTTAAACAAGAAGAACTGGATAAAATTAAAAAACAAACTTTATCCGGATTAGCATCTTCTAAAGATAACCCCAACGTTATTCAAGGCATAGTGCGTAGTTCTTTGCTTTACGGCAAAGATCATCCGTTCGGGGAAGTTCCTTCCGAGCAATCTATCAATAACGTTACTTTAGCGGATATTCAGGGCTATTACGATACCTTCTACAAACCCAATGTAGGTTACTTAGCTATTGTGGGTGACATCTCGGGGAAAGAAGCAAAATCGTTGGCGAAAAAGTACTTTGGCGCTTGGAAAAAAGGCGCTATTAATCGCAGTACTTTACCTACTCCCGCTCCAACTTCGGGCACCCGGGTAGCCATTGTGGACCGGCCGGCTGCCGTGCAAAGCGTTATTTCGGTAGCCAATGTAGCGGATTTAAAACCAGGTTCGGAAGATGCTATTACCGGCCGGGTTTTAAATACTCTTTTGGGCGGTAGCTTCTCGCGCCTTACGCAAAACCTGCGCGAAAAACACGGGTACACCTACGGCGCTTATTCGGATTTATCGGCGAGTAGATACATCGGCGAATTTTCGGCGAGTACCAACGTGCGTAATGCCGTAACGGATAGCGCCATAAACGAAATCTTGTTCGAGCTTAATCGCCTTCGGACCGAAAAAGCCACGGCGGATGAAGTACAAAAAATTAAAAATATTGTAACCGGCGAATTTGCCCGCTCCCTGGAAGACCCGAATACCGTTGCTTTATTTGCGATTAATACGGCCCGCTACAACTTACCGAAAGATTATTACCGCGATTATCTTAAGAAAGTAGCCGCCGTAACGCCCGAGGCCATTCAGCAGGTAGCCCAGAAATACATTACGCCCGATAAAGCCGTTATTTTGGTAGTCGGTAACGCTGATCAGATGGAAGACCGGGTGAAGCGTTTTGATAAAGATGGCACCCTGGAGTATTTTACTCCTTTGGGAGAAAAAGCCGAGCGCACTACCTTAGCCTTGCCCGCCGGAGCCACCGCCGATAAAGTGCTGGATGCTTACGTGCAAGCCTTAGGCGGCCGCGCCTCGCTGGACAAAGTAAAAGATATGATTATTAAAAGCACCATTACTTCTACGGGAGCGAACTTAACCTATACGCAGTACTTTAAAGGACCAGACAAAATGGTACAATCCATAAAGGTAGGCGACGTGGAAATTCAAAAAACGATTATTAACGGCAACAAAGGCAAAGTTATCAGCCAGAACGGAACGAAAACAATGAGCCCGGAAGAAGTACAGGAACAAAAAATACAATACGGCCTGAACAGCTTCTTGCGGTATAATGCCTTAGGCGTAAAGAAAAACTTATCTACCTTGGAGCGAATCAACGGTCGTCGGGCTTACCGGTTGGAGTTATCATTGCCCAGTGGTCAGCAACTGCTTCAGTACTATGATTTGGAAACCGGTTTAAAAATACGGGAAATAGTAGTTACCGCTACCGAACTCGGTAACGCCACCCAAGTAACCGAGGTAACGGATTACCGCGACGTAAGTGGCGTGAAATTTCCCTATTTAACTCAATTGCACGCGGGTAATCAACTTATCAGCACTACGGTGCAAAGCGTAGAGGTAAATAAAAACCTGAAAGACGATTTATTTAAATTATAA
- a CDS encoding cation diffusion facilitator family transporter codes for MIQPRTSSAHPAEKGLRSTLLGIVANMGMVVIKALAGYFGNSYALIADAIESASDVFTSFIVWIGLQAASKEPDSNHPYGHGKAEPLAAIVVALSLIAAAIFIAIQSVEHIITPHVTPAPFTLLVLIIIVLVKEGMYRYTNRVGSEIESAAVKADAWHHRSDAITSLTAAVGIAIALIGGPGYETADDWAALIAAAIIVINACRIFMPAFTEVMDAAPPSEFANEVRLIAANVPQVQGLDKCLVRKMGFEYFVDLHIIVDGNLSVREGHAIAHAVKDEVMRQKPSVYDVLIHVEPTRA; via the coding sequence ATGATCCAACCGCGTACTTCTTCTGCTCATCCTGCCGAAAAAGGTTTACGATCTACCTTGCTGGGCATTGTAGCGAACATGGGTATGGTAGTCATAAAAGCGCTGGCCGGTTATTTTGGTAATTCGTACGCCCTGATTGCCGATGCTATTGAGTCGGCCTCGGATGTATTTACTTCTTTTATTGTTTGGATTGGTTTGCAAGCGGCTTCAAAAGAACCAGATTCGAACCATCCGTACGGGCACGGTAAGGCGGAACCTTTAGCGGCTATTGTAGTTGCCTTATCTTTAATTGCGGCGGCCATTTTTATTGCCATCCAAAGCGTGGAACATATTATTACGCCACACGTAACGCCGGCGCCGTTTACCCTGCTGGTTTTAATTATTATCGTGCTGGTAAAAGAAGGCATGTACCGCTATACCAACCGGGTAGGTTCCGAAATAGAAAGTGCGGCCGTTAAAGCCGATGCCTGGCACCACCGCTCGGATGCTATTACTTCTTTAACCGCGGCTGTTGGCATTGCCATTGCCTTAATTGGCGGCCCCGGCTACGAAACAGCCGATGACTGGGCCGCCCTGATTGCCGCCGCTATTATCGTTATAAATGCCTGTCGGATTTTTATGCCTGCTTTTACCGAGGTTATGGATGCGGCGCCTCCTTCCGAGTTTGCCAACGAAGTGCGGCTTATTGCGGCTAATGTGCCTCAGGTGCAAGGCTTAGATAAATGCTTAGTCCGCAAAATGGGCTTCGAGTATTTCGTGGATTTACACATTATTGTCGACGGTAATTTATCGGTACGCGAGGGCCATGCCATCGCGCACGCGGTAAAAGACGAGGTAATGCGCCAAAAACCTTCCGTATACGATGTACTTATTCACGTAGAACCTACCCGGGCGTAA
- a CDS encoding glycoside hydrolase family 97 protein gives MKPCYMKLMLSLLLLWLPVHLWAADSVSVVSPDGAIRVVVQNKDQLHYAVYYKEKVLLLPSAIQLNVANYSAKANKLIIKKTSVHLQQTTIVAPIPEKRKLIPDVYRELTVKFKQPFSLVVRVYNDGVAWRWQTHFKKSIRVQNEMVEFNFPAPERVYFPPVKKRDDADIYHTSFEEPYQIKPLDSITTEHLIFTPTLIAPEQGPKISITESDLEAYPGMFLRGTSHNQLVADFAPYPAAEKITSGEFPQAIVTQRSNYIARTVGNRFFPWRVLLIAPEDKDLPVNDLVYRLASPSRVKDVSWIHPGKGTDEWIIGINLFNIPFKAGINTATYKYYLDFAKRFGFDRIMMDAGWSDNQDLFKINPNLDMNELTAYARAKNIKICMWTLALTLEKQLEPALNQFNKWGVDFIMTDFIDRDDQKAVDFYHKVAAACANHKIMLMFHGAFKPAGFTRTWPHALTREGVLGSEYNAWSYKPTPEHNVQLPFIRMTAGPMDYEPGLLDNATAKTFRPISEKVMSQGTRCHQLAMFVVYDSPMQFFSGNPSQGLLEPAFMELLGSIPTTWDTTTVLEGKVGDYIITARKKGQDWYIGGMTDWNKRQFNVKLNFLPAGTYEASICEDGINADRYASDYILRTQTISRNDFVPITMAPGGGFLVRLRKK, from the coding sequence ATGAAACCCTGCTACATGAAATTAATGCTCAGTCTTTTATTATTGTGGTTGCCGGTTCACCTTTGGGCAGCAGATTCTGTGAGTGTTGTTTCACCGGATGGAGCCATCAGGGTAGTTGTTCAGAACAAAGACCAGTTGCATTACGCGGTTTATTATAAAGAAAAAGTATTGCTATTGCCTTCCGCCATTCAATTGAATGTAGCTAACTACTCGGCCAAAGCAAATAAATTGATCATTAAAAAAACTTCGGTGCACCTGCAGCAAACCACCATCGTAGCGCCAATACCGGAAAAAAGAAAATTGATTCCAGATGTTTACCGCGAACTCACGGTGAAATTTAAGCAACCGTTTAGCCTGGTAGTGCGGGTGTATAACGACGGAGTAGCTTGGCGCTGGCAAACGCATTTCAAGAAATCTATTCGGGTACAGAACGAAATGGTTGAATTTAACTTTCCGGCCCCGGAGCGGGTATATTTTCCGCCGGTTAAAAAAAGAGACGATGCCGATATTTACCATACCAGCTTTGAAGAACCTTACCAGATAAAACCGCTGGATAGCATTACTACCGAGCACTTGATTTTTACGCCTACTTTAATCGCTCCGGAGCAAGGCCCGAAAATCAGCATTACCGAGTCGGATTTAGAAGCGTACCCCGGTATGTTTTTGCGAGGAACCAGCCATAATCAATTAGTGGCCGATTTTGCTCCTTATCCGGCAGCAGAAAAAATTACTTCCGGCGAATTCCCACAGGCCATTGTTACGCAGCGCAGCAACTATATTGCCCGTACGGTGGGCAACCGCTTTTTTCCCTGGCGCGTGTTACTCATTGCCCCGGAAGATAAAGATTTGCCGGTTAATGATTTGGTGTACCGGCTGGCTTCCCCTTCCCGGGTAAAGGATGTTTCCTGGATTCATCCCGGCAAAGGCACCGACGAATGGATTATCGGCATTAATTTGTTTAACATACCTTTTAAAGCCGGAATTAATACGGCTACTTACAAATACTACCTTGATTTTGCGAAACGCTTCGGTTTTGACAGGATTATGATGGATGCGGGTTGGAGCGATAACCAGGACTTGTTCAAGATTAATCCTAACCTGGATATGAACGAGCTAACGGCTTATGCCCGGGCTAAAAACATAAAAATTTGCATGTGGACCCTGGCTTTAACTTTGGAAAAACAGTTGGAACCGGCTTTAAACCAATTTAACAAATGGGGAGTAGATTTTATTATGACTGATTTTATTGACCGCGACGACCAAAAAGCGGTTGATTTTTACCATAAAGTGGCGGCTGCCTGTGCCAATCATAAAATTATGCTCATGTTTCACGGAGCTTTTAAACCGGCCGGTTTTACCCGCACCTGGCCCCACGCTCTTACCCGCGAAGGCGTATTAGGTTCGGAATACAATGCGTGGAGCTACAAACCCACTCCGGAACATAATGTACAACTACCTTTTATCCGGATGACGGCCGGACCGATGGATTATGAACCTGGTTTGCTGGATAACGCTACCGCTAAGACTTTCCGGCCGATTAGCGAAAAAGTAATGTCGCAGGGTACGCGCTGTCACCAGTTGGCTATGTTTGTGGTATACGACAGCCCCATGCAATTTTTCTCGGGTAATCCTTCGCAGGGATTACTGGAACCCGCTTTTATGGAGCTGCTGGGTAGTATTCCTACTACTTGGGATACTACTACCGTACTGGAAGGCAAAGTGGGCGATTATATTATTACGGCCCGTAAAAAAGGCCAAGACTGGTACATTGGCGGCATGACCGATTGGAATAAACGGCAATTTAATGTAAAACTAAATTTTTTACCTGCCGGCACCTACGAAGCCAGTATTTGCGAAGATGGAATAAACGCCGACCGTTACGCTTCCGACTATATTTTGCGCACTCAAACCATTTCGCGCAATGACTTTGTTCCCATTACGATGGCCCCCGGCGGGGGCTTTCTGGTACGTTTACGGAAAAAGTAA
- a CDS encoding M16 family metallopeptidase: MKNKLFTCLLLGASFLAQAQSNKIDFTEYTLDNGLHVILQPDKSTPIVAVSVMYHVGSKNEQSNRTGFAHFFEHLMFEGSDNIKRGEYVNLVQTAGGTLNANTTQDRTYYYEVLPSNQLALGLWLESERMRSAKIDEAGVETQRNVIKEEKKERIDNQPYGTIQEKTFANAFSEHPYRWVPIGSAQYIDQASLSEFVDFYKTFYVPNNATLSIAGDIDITQAKELIQKYFAVIPKGTKEIPRPTVKEQPKTQEVREIVFDNVQLPAVVQAYHIPEQTNPDYYAITMLTNLLTGGESARLNKALIDQQQKAVYVGSFPMQLEDPGLFLAFAVANAGVNIDEVERSMDAEIDRVKKEQISEVEFQKLRNQIENTFVQNNFTVAGRAEQLATYHLFYNNTNLINTELQNFLKVTKGDLARVANQYFTRENRVVLHYIPKVNN, translated from the coding sequence ATGAAAAACAAATTATTTACCTGTCTGTTGCTCGGCGCATCTTTTTTGGCGCAAGCGCAAAGCAATAAGATTGATTTTACCGAATATACCCTGGACAATGGCCTGCACGTGATTTTGCAACCCGATAAATCTACGCCCATTGTGGCCGTATCGGTTATGTACCACGTTGGCTCGAAAAACGAACAATCGAACCGCACCGGTTTTGCCCACTTTTTTGAGCACCTGATGTTTGAAGGCTCGGATAACATAAAACGCGGCGAATATGTTAATTTAGTCCAAACGGCGGGCGGTACTTTAAACGCGAACACCACTCAAGACCGTACCTATTACTACGAAGTATTGCCCTCCAACCAATTAGCCTTAGGTTTATGGCTGGAGTCGGAGCGGATGCGCAGCGCCAAAATTGACGAGGCCGGCGTGGAAACCCAACGGAATGTAATTAAAGAAGAAAAGAAAGAGCGCATTGATAACCAACCGTACGGTACCATCCAGGAGAAAACTTTTGCCAATGCTTTTTCGGAACACCCTTACCGTTGGGTTCCCATCGGGTCCGCTCAATACATTGATCAGGCCTCGTTGAGTGAGTTCGTTGATTTTTATAAAACTTTTTACGTGCCCAACAATGCTACCCTGAGTATTGCCGGCGATATTGATATTACTCAGGCAAAAGAACTGATTCAGAAATATTTTGCGGTTATCCCGAAAGGCACGAAAGAAATTCCGCGGCCAACCGTAAAAGAACAACCTAAAACCCAGGAAGTACGGGAAATTGTATTTGATAATGTTCAGTTACCAGCCGTGGTACAGGCTTACCACATTCCGGAGCAAACTAACCCCGATTATTACGCTATTACCATGCTTACCAACCTGCTGACCGGTGGCGAAAGCGCCCGCCTGAATAAGGCTTTGATTGATCAGCAGCAAAAAGCAGTTTACGTGGGCTCGTTTCCAATGCAGCTCGAAGATCCGGGTTTGTTTTTAGCTTTTGCAGTAGCCAATGCCGGCGTAAACATTGATGAGGTGGAAAGAAGCATGGACGCGGAAATAGACCGGGTAAAAAAAGAACAAATCAGCGAAGTGGAGTTTCAGAAGTTGCGCAATCAAATAGAAAACACTTTTGTGCAAAATAATTTTACCGTTGCCGGGCGGGCGGAGCAATTAGCTACTTACCACTTGTTTTATAATAACACGAACTTGATTAATACCGAACTGCAAAACTTTTTAAAAGTAACCAAAGGCGATCTGGCCCGGGTGGCAAACCAATATTTCACCCGCGAAAACCGGGTCGTGCTGCACTATATACCTAAAGTAAATAATTAA
- a CDS encoding sulfite oxidase, with the protein MKSEENKTGAKSLNHTTGLNRRKFIFKSARMAAFTWGWGLFANRTVRAAQKLASPATLPDKSPLPAGKHPDLILLSDKPLNAETPPHLLDDAVTPADKLFIRNNGLEPTTIDVKTWTLTIDGESVKKNTVFTLEDLKKKFKHYTYQLVHECAGNGRSEFSPAGRGNQWTTGGVGCCEWTGVRLRDVLEAAGIKDDAVYIGYYGKDTHLSGKPGEVPISRGVPMRKALEDEALIAWAMNGKDIPLVHGYPLRVLFGGWPASTSGKWLTRISIRNKVHDGAKMNGHDYRLPIHPIAPGARIPEDNEHFRIIEAMPVKSLITYPKTGAQVATGKPLEVRGHAWVGDLQVKEMHTSIDFGATWQKCTLKEPRNRNCWQHWTTQINFPDKGYYEVWARATDSNNKMQPMLVPAWNPGGYLNNACHRIAVEII; encoded by the coding sequence ATGAAAAGTGAAGAAAATAAAACCGGTGCAAAAAGTTTGAATCATACTACCGGACTTAATCGCCGGAAGTTTATCTTTAAATCGGCGCGAATGGCTGCTTTCACTTGGGGTTGGGGATTGTTCGCGAATCGTACCGTTCGGGCGGCGCAAAAGCTTGCTTCCCCGGCAACTTTACCGGATAAATCACCGCTCCCGGCTGGTAAGCATCCGGACTTAATTTTATTAAGCGATAAACCTTTAAATGCCGAAACCCCGCCGCACCTGCTCGACGATGCGGTTACTCCCGCCGATAAATTATTTATTCGTAACAACGGCTTGGAACCAACTACTATTGATGTAAAAACCTGGACCCTAACCATTGATGGCGAATCCGTTAAAAAGAACACAGTATTTACGCTGGAAGATTTAAAAAAGAAATTTAAACATTATACCTACCAACTGGTGCACGAATGCGCGGGTAACGGCCGTTCGGAATTCAGCCCGGCAGGCCGCGGTAATCAATGGACCACCGGCGGTGTAGGTTGCTGTGAGTGGACGGGGGTGCGTTTGCGCGATGTACTCGAAGCGGCCGGCATAAAAGACGATGCCGTTTATATTGGTTATTACGGGAAAGATACCCACTTGAGCGGCAAGCCCGGTGAAGTGCCTATTTCGCGGGGCGTACCCATGCGCAAGGCCCTCGAAGACGAAGCTTTAATTGCCTGGGCTATGAACGGCAAAGATATTCCATTAGTGCATGGTTATCCGTTGCGGGTATTATTTGGGGGGTGGCCGGCTTCTACCAGTGGCAAATGGTTAACCCGGATTTCTATCCGCAATAAGGTACACGACGGAGCTAAAATGAACGGCCATGATTATCGCTTACCCATTCACCCCATTGCGCCGGGCGCTAGAATTCCGGAAGATAACGAGCACTTCCGGATTATTGAGGCCATGCCGGTAAAATCATTAATTACTTACCCCAAAACAGGTGCCCAGGTAGCAACCGGTAAACCCTTGGAAGTACGGGGCCACGCCTGGGTGGGCGATTTACAGGTGAAAGAAATGCATACTTCTATTGATTTTGGAGCTACCTGGCAAAAATGCACTTTAAAAGAACCGCGTAACCGTAACTGCTGGCAGCATTGGACTACCCAAATTAATTTCCCGGATAAAGGATACTACGAAGTTTGGGCCCGCGCTACGGACAGTAACAACAAAATGCAACCCATGTTAGTACCCGCCTGGAACCCGGGAGGCTACCTGAATAATGCCTGCCATCGTATTGCCGTAGAAATAATTTAA
- a CDS encoding monoheme cytochrome C, translated as MKEKIRQRNWHKIKPVVFGLAALFLILLNITTSHSRQPQPSLVRKDLSRRETLKDSLDTKTGLIIAPGFAVVSTTCVRCHSPKLITEKRATREGWLATIRWMQQTQGLWDLGKDESVILDYLAKNYAPKNEGRRPLLKTPEWYKLTNRQ; from the coding sequence ATGAAAGAGAAGATTCGCCAGAGGAATTGGCATAAAATAAAACCTGTTGTATTTGGTTTAGCGGCGTTATTTTTAATCTTATTGAATATTACTACCAGTCATTCCAGACAGCCCCAGCCATCTTTGGTTCGCAAAGATTTAAGTCGACGGGAAACGTTGAAGGATAGTTTGGATACTAAAACCGGATTAATCATAGCCCCTGGTTTTGCGGTAGTAAGTACAACTTGTGTACGTTGCCATTCTCCGAAACTAATTACCGAAAAACGAGCTACCCGCGAAGGCTGGCTAGCGACCATCCGCTGGATGCAGCAAACCCAGGGTTTATGGGATTTAGGTAAGGATGAATCGGTTATATTAGACTATTTAGCCAAGAATTACGCTCCCAAAAACGAAGGTCGCCGGCCACTGCTTAAAACGCCGGAATGGTATAAACTGACGAATCGGCAATAA
- a CDS encoding DUF72 domain-containing protein, with protein MDFGKVRHPEEINFELPPASPATQLVLTRLTSATYLKPKIYLGCPTWANKDWLGTYYPAGLPAKDFLHYYSQQFNTIELNTTHYRIPDQTTVAKWCGAVTPEFKFCPKWPKQISHEQELLHVESATDAFCTALLHFKENLGVSFLQLPPGFGPNQLNILEKFLTDLPRAIPLAIELRHPDWFSDPIAFEELSAVLEACEVSTVITDVAGRRNVLHQRLTTATAFIRFNGYLHNTTDYARADAWLEQLTTWMEQGLQTLYFFVHYEEIIHSPKLIRYMLEKLATVSGLPPEGAMPIPQPVQGSLFD; from the coding sequence ATGGATTTTGGTAAAGTAAGGCACCCGGAGGAAATAAATTTTGAATTACCTCCCGCTTCTCCCGCTACTCAATTAGTATTAACGCGCTTAACTTCTGCAACTTACCTGAAACCGAAAATCTATTTGGGCTGCCCTACCTGGGCGAACAAAGATTGGTTAGGAACGTACTACCCTGCTGGGTTACCGGCCAAAGATTTTCTGCATTATTACAGCCAGCAGTTTAATACCATTGAGTTAAATACCACGCATTACCGCATTCCTGACCAAACTACCGTAGCTAAGTGGTGCGGCGCCGTAACCCCTGAGTTTAAATTTTGTCCTAAATGGCCGAAACAAATTAGCCACGAGCAGGAATTGCTGCATGTAGAAAGTGCCACTGACGCCTTTTGCACGGCTTTACTTCATTTTAAAGAAAATTTGGGAGTATCCTTTTTACAGCTACCTCCTGGTTTTGGGCCGAATCAATTAAATATTTTAGAAAAATTCTTAACCGACTTGCCGCGTGCCATACCTTTAGCGATAGAGTTACGGCATCCGGACTGGTTTTCAGATCCGATTGCATTTGAGGAGTTAAGTGCGGTATTGGAAGCCTGCGAAGTAAGTACCGTTATTACCGATGTAGCCGGTCGCCGGAATGTATTGCACCAACGCCTTACCACGGCCACCGCTTTTATCCGTTTTAATGGGTATTTACACAATACTACCGATTATGCCCGCGCCGACGCTTGGCTGGAACAGCTAACCACCTGGATGGAGCAAGGCTTACAAACGTTGTACTTTTTTGTGCACTACGAAGAAATTATTCACTCACCTAAATTAATCCGGTATATGCTGGAGAAACTGGCAACTGTAAGTGGCTTACCACCAGAGGGAGCTATGCCCATTCCGCAACCCGTGCAAGGCTCTCTTTTTGATTGA